GGTTGGTAAAGTGTAATGCACACGGAAAATTGTAAGGCGTCCTTCCCCCTGCTGCGGCAAGAGAGGGACAGCGTCCGATGCATAGCGGAGCCGACCAGGTGCGGCCGTCCGGTTGGGGGACAGTGAGTTTCTCCGGTTTCCAGAGCCACAAACTGCCGTCTGCCGTTCCGAAGGCGACACGTTCCCCCTTCGGATCAAATGCCACAGCGGTGACAGCATCAAAATGCGTTTGTCCTTCCACTCCACGCGGCCAAGTGAGGGCGAGTGTCTTGCCGCTGCTGCTATCCAGGATCGCCACCGAACTGATCCGTAAGCCGTATCCCCCGACGGCCGCCCGCCGGCCATCCGGACTCACCGAGACAGCCTTGATTCCGCCCAACTGATCCCGCCAAGCTCGCCAGCGTAATGTCCGTTTTTGTGAGGCGGAATTGTCCAGGGTCAAGCGGCCGTCTCCGTCCGCTTGGCAGGGCCACAGACGCACGACCTTGTCATCCCCTGCCGCATAAAGATATTTCCCATCCGGAGTGAAACCCAGCACATCGCACGTTCCGTAACGGCCTCCCGCTTCCAGGCACACTTCCGGCTCATCCCGCGCTCGTCGGTCATATTGCTGGCCATGCGCCTCCCCCGCTCCCCATAACAAGAGCCACGCGATGATCCCCGCGCCCCCTCCCGTTGGACTCCAAGCACCCCCTAACCGCATGGTATGGCTCCTGTTCTTCCCGAACTTCTCCACATCCGTAACAACTTGGCCGTTTCCCGACCATGCTGACCCTACTCTAGCCTACACCATCCTGATAATGCAGAACGAGACGTTTCCGAGGACACATCATCAGCCCTTCGACAGCCCCCACGCTGCGAGACATTGCAAACCTGCCAGGGCTGCCTCGAAATATGCCCATCCGCAAGCTGGAACAGCGAGAAAGGACCGCTTTTTTCTGCTTCTCATCCGGCCTCCAAAAGGACTGAAGTCACCGCCCCTGGACCTGCCGTTATCCAGAGGTGAAAAATTTTCCATTTTTTACTTGACAAGTTCGATTTTATTGTACATACTTTCAATAACCTGACGGCGAATCGGGTTTTCTCTTCGAGTAGGAACCTTCCCACGGAGCGAGAGATCACCCCGCCATCGGGTAGAGTTGCCAATGCTGGAGGGTAAAAAATGACCGGCTCTTTCACAGTTGGGTATCAGTCGCCTATTGGGAAGTCGCCTGTTGGAAAGTCACCTATTGGGATCGTTGACGGAGTTTATTTCGATACTTCATAAAAAATGGATTAATGTAAAAGATAAACTAATGATAAGTAGAATAATTGATCAACAATCGGATCGGATATATGCCGGCGCGAACAGGTGCTCGCGGGGCGGGAAGTGGAAGGGTAGATTCGTCTTCCCTCCGAAATGCTCGCCGGAGTAGAGTGTAGGCCCGTGTCCTGATGGGAGGGCGGAAGCGATGCGTGTGTGTCTGGTCGAAGATGAACGAGTGGCAGCTTTGGAACCGCTAGTGGCGACACGTCCTGTCGGTCACCTGGTCTGCGGCATCACGACGCTGGCGGCCAAACAGCAGCGCTATCTGTCGGCCACGGAAGTGGGATACTGGTGCCGGTCTCACGTGGCCGAATGGTTGCGGTCCCAAGGTTGTGCGGAAGCGATCAATGATGCCCAATGGTTGCAACGTGCTCCCACCTTACTGGTCAATGGACGATGGCTGCCGCCAGGAGGGCATGTCCGCATCAAGACGGAAGGCGGCCCCTTCGTGGCGTGGCTGGGCGATGAATGGACTTATGCCTGGCTGGAGCCGGAGCAGTTGGCGGCTTGGCTGGAAGAAGGCAGTTTCGCCTCGCCGCAATGGTGGAGGCAATGGCCGGCCCAAACAGCGACGGGTCGGATCATCACCTATCTCTGGGAGTTGCTGGATTGCAATGGTGCGGAAATCGCACGGGATATCGCAGAAGGCGATTATGGCCATTGGTGGCCGGAAGCATCCCGCCATGTTACCGTTTTGGGTCCAAGTGAATGGCTCTACGTTCATCCGACGGCCGAGATCGAACCCCAAGTGGTGATCGATACACGACCCGGACCCGTGGTGCTGGAAGCGGGGGTTTGCGTGCAAGCCTTCAGCCGCATCGAAGGCCCCT
This genomic interval from Thermogemmata fonticola contains the following:
- a CDS encoding putative sugar nucleotidyl transferase, whose product is MRVCLVEDERVAALEPLVATRPVGHLVCGITTLAAKQQRYLSATEVGYWCRSHVAEWLRSQGCAEAINDAQWLQRAPTLLVNGRWLPPGGHVRIKTEGGPFVAWLGDEWTYAWLEPEQLAAWLEEGSFASPQWWRQWPAQTATGRIITYLWELLDCNGAEIARDIAEGDYGHWWPEASRHVTVLGPSEWLYVHPTAEIEPQVVIDTRPGPVVLEAGVCVQAFSRIEGPCAIGAGSILYGAKIRGGTTIGPHCRIGGEVENSIVIGYTNKYHEGFLGHSYVGAWVNLAAGTHTSDLRCDYAPVTVPLQGKEICTDRRKVGAFIGDHAKTGLGVLLDAGTVVGPFAQVLPMSSFAPRFIPAFHRASEAGLKMLRNVDRLLATARIVMQRRGFTLTAEGEHLYRSLASYVFETAEAPTTNGPSETPTVIPMRKSA